A stretch of DNA from Flavobacteriales bacterium TMED191:
TTTTTTGACGTAATTATGATGGAAAGGTATTACATCATAATTATCTAATAAAAAAGCGATTCTAAGGAAGCTTTTTTATAACTTGGATTTTTAGAGTCGCAGCGACAGGATTCGAACCTGCGACCTAGTGCTCCCAAAGCACCCATTACGAAATTTTACAGCTCCAACAATAAACAAGTTATTGTATAGCTAGTTAGTTGGTATATCTACAATTTATATGAGTCTAAATATTGTGATCTAATGTGAAAGGTATAGCAAAACCTTGCAAATAATCGCAAAATTTTTTTATTTGAGAATTTCAAATAAAAGTTGGAAAAACATTTTAATCAAAAATAGTTTTTTGATTAAATTCGGTTTCTTTATTTTGATTTAAAAGACTTTTTACTTTTAAACTAATATTTTTTAAATTAGATGTGGGCGTAATATCAAAAAAGTTCTTTTCTTGATAAAGAGATTTATTCCCTGACCAGGAAATATTTTCCTTGAGTTCTTCGGATGGTTTCAAACATCCTATGGTTCTATTCAATTTCTTAAGCTTGTTAATACAATGCATAGAACCGCCAGTTATTGAGCTTTCTAATAAAAACCCCATTTTGGATAATCCTGCTTGAATTCTATCTCTTGCAACAAATTGATATCTTGTTGGTTTCACCCCCACTAAATACTCAGAGACAAGTGCCCCACCTTGTTCAATAATCTTTTGAGCTAGATGATAATTTTCATTTGGATAAATACTATCAAGTCCATTAGGAAGCACAGCTACAGTTGGAACTTCTTTTTTTAGTGCAGATTTATGGGCAATGGTATCGCATCCTATTGCCAAACCACTTATTACTGATTCGACATTAGAGGAGATTAAATCACAAATAATTGATCCGTGATTAATCGTATATTCAGTAGGATTTCTCGTTCCTACAATTGCTATTGAATCATTCTTATTTATAGATTCGATATTCCCTTTTACAAATAAAACTAAAGGGAAATCCTTAAGTTGCTTTAAATAAAATGGATACTTACTCGAAGAAAAGGGTATCACTTGGATTCCTATTTCTAATGACCATTCTAGTTTCCCCATTATTTGTTCTCTTAAAACTTGCCATTCAGTTTCACTTAATATGTCTTTATTATTTTGAGATGAAATATCAAATAAATCGTCTAAATTTTCAAATCTTGATTGACAAATTAATTTCTTTACCTTAGATGGGCCATTCCCTTTAATCGATAGTGCAGTCAAAATATTTGCGGCTTTCTTAATATTCATTTGAAAAAATCAATCAATTTATTTGCGGTCTTTTTAATACCTTT
This window harbors:
- a CDS encoding DNA-processing protein DprA; translation: MNIKKAANILTALSIKGNGPSKVKKLICQSRFENLDDLFDISSQNNKDILSETEWQVLREQIMGKLEWSLEIGIQVIPFSSSKYPFYLKQLKDFPLVLFVKGNIESINKNDSIAIVGTRNPTEYTINHGSIICDLISSNVESVISGLAIGCDTIAHKSALKKEVPTVAVLPNGLDSIYPNENYHLAQKIIEQGGALVSEYLVGVKPTRYQFVARDRIQAGLSKMGFLLESSITGGSMHCINKLKKLNRTIGCLKPSEELKENISWSGNKSLYQEKNFFDITPTSNLKNISLKVKSLLNQNKETEFNQKTIFD